Proteins encoded in a region of the Psychromicrobium lacuslunae genome:
- a CDS encoding NAD(P)/FAD-dependent oxidoreductase, translating to MNQKSNFDAVIVGAGLAGLSAAMVAARIRLRVAVVDAGEPRNAAAEHSQGFITRDGESPAELLRTARAEVADYGVQLVSDSVQSGTRVESGFELKLASGTALSASQLVVATGIRDVLPELPGLRELWARDAIICPFCHGWEARDSATVLWAGTAMDLHKALIVSQLTGNLTVLLEQAVLDAEEQQLTTLRNRGVRVLVAEASALQSKKDSQGRPRLSGVALAGGEVLAADTFYLSGQMQPRDELLLSLGARTKQTPFGPFVEVDASGLSSVPGLWAAGNVVDPGAQLIHAASQGYRVGAAVAMAHISRG from the coding sequence ATGAATCAGAAATCAAACTTTGACGCGGTGATTGTAGGAGCCGGACTGGCCGGCTTGAGTGCGGCCATGGTGGCGGCTCGAATTCGGCTACGGGTAGCGGTAGTAGACGCCGGGGAGCCCCGCAATGCTGCAGCTGAGCATTCCCAAGGCTTTATCACCCGTGATGGTGAATCGCCCGCCGAATTACTCAGGACGGCCAGAGCCGAGGTAGCCGACTACGGGGTGCAGCTGGTTTCAGATTCGGTGCAATCGGGGACTCGGGTCGAGTCCGGCTTCGAGCTGAAATTGGCCAGCGGGACGGCGCTCTCAGCTAGCCAATTAGTGGTGGCAACCGGTATCCGGGACGTCTTGCCGGAGCTGCCGGGATTGCGCGAGCTATGGGCGAGGGACGCGATCATCTGCCCGTTCTGCCACGGCTGGGAAGCGCGTGATAGCGCCACCGTATTGTGGGCAGGTACTGCAATGGACTTGCATAAGGCCTTGATCGTCAGCCAGCTGACCGGGAACCTCACTGTATTGCTCGAACAAGCCGTGCTAGACGCCGAAGAGCAGCAGTTGACGACTCTAAGAAACCGCGGAGTGCGGGTGCTGGTCGCCGAAGCTTCGGCACTGCAGTCAAAGAAGGATTCGCAGGGCAGACCCAGGCTGAGCGGAGTGGCGCTAGCCGGTGGTGAGGTCTTGGCTGCGGATACCTTCTATCTGAGCGGCCAAATGCAGCCTCGGGATGAGCTATTACTGAGCCTTGGCGCCCGGACGAAACAGACGCCCTTTGGCCCCTTCGTGGAGGTAGACGCCAGCGGGCTGAGCAGCGTGCCAGGGCTCTGGGCGGCGGGCAATGTGGTTGACCCCGGAGCCCAGTTAATTCACGCTGCCTCTCAGGGGTATCGGGTCGGGGCAGCGGTGGCGATGGCGCATATTAGCCGCGGTTGA
- a CDS encoding YcaO-like family protein, whose translation MAQPSPLRAGLIGPDLGLIPAVRTLRVTPGSINAPALVVHPPRLPTLDGPVAAAPSATGFGLGAQKLFGSATGEFIERYSAGIVPPEFPSLAGADQIPAREFLQFTEQQYASESFPYRHPETLPEITYAPAYRAIDNSPVSVPADLSYLTPSSDQLWCTMTSNGLAAGRSFGMATRAAIFELIERDAFMRAWYQRIDAPQLRIPETIPQHFSAELKSICEQLRLLGVSISLVRYIGVAGIPVVLSTARSAEVGLAVGCAAKPTVQEAMVSAFIESVHTYNWARRVLHQEVSINSVDSLADHIALHAKVENRTYNEFLDSGPILSEKQFVSSPRYSLADAIKLTKEAGWDVYFADLRSPDVAANGWHVVRALSPQAATLDVEVPHLAQHPNAKHHIPHPFP comes from the coding sequence ATGGCTCAGCCCAGCCCGCTCAGAGCCGGCCTGATCGGCCCGGATCTTGGCCTGATTCCTGCGGTGCGCACTCTCCGGGTGACGCCCGGATCTATCAATGCCCCGGCCCTGGTGGTGCATCCGCCTCGACTACCCACTCTTGATGGACCGGTCGCCGCAGCTCCCTCCGCCACCGGCTTTGGTCTTGGCGCCCAGAAACTCTTCGGCTCCGCCACCGGAGAGTTCATTGAACGATACTCGGCCGGGATAGTGCCCCCAGAATTCCCCTCACTGGCCGGGGCTGATCAGATTCCGGCCCGCGAATTCCTGCAATTTACCGAGCAGCAATATGCCAGCGAAAGTTTTCCGTACCGTCATCCAGAAACACTTCCCGAGATCACATATGCGCCAGCTTACCGAGCTATCGATAACTCGCCGGTGAGTGTACCCGCTGACCTGAGTTACCTCACTCCTAGCAGTGATCAGCTCTGGTGCACGATGACCTCCAATGGGCTTGCCGCTGGCCGGAGCTTTGGCATGGCGACCCGGGCAGCGATCTTCGAACTCATCGAGAGGGATGCCTTTATGCGGGCCTGGTATCAGCGCATTGATGCCCCGCAGCTGCGCATTCCAGAAACCATTCCGCAACACTTCTCTGCCGAATTGAAAAGCATCTGCGAACAACTCCGCCTGTTGGGGGTAAGCATCAGTCTGGTCCGCTATATCGGGGTGGCAGGCATACCAGTGGTGCTTTCGACAGCTCGCTCAGCAGAAGTTGGCTTGGCGGTCGGTTGTGCAGCCAAGCCGACTGTGCAGGAGGCGATGGTTTCCGCCTTCATTGAATCCGTCCACACCTACAACTGGGCCCGCCGCGTCCTGCACCAAGAGGTCAGCATCAACTCAGTGGACAGCTTGGCCGACCATATCGCGCTCCATGCAAAGGTCGAAAACCGGACTTATAACGAGTTCTTGGACTCTGGTCCCATCCTCAGCGAGAAGCAATTCGTCTCCTCGCCGAGGTATAGCCTCGCCGACGCCATCAAACTCACCAAAGAAGCTGGCTGGGACGTGTATTTTGCGGATCTACGCTCCCCGGATGTGGCAGCGAATGGCTGGCATGTGGTCCGCGCACTGAGCCCACAAGCGGCCACGCTCGACGTCGAGGTACCGCATCTCGCTCAGCATCCCAACGCCAAACATCACATCCCCCACCCGTTCCCCTAA
- a CDS encoding SagB/ThcOx family dehydrogenase encodes MNTSAEKILPWIPLDDPAENYHQASKLSRWVNDSSSAMYAYDLMTDPEAIASFGVPSSNYPSAEHYPLANSRWGSSISSVLRNRHSAQSFSNAPVSFQDFSTLLRESACLTESYGRGAPSAGGLYPIDIYLCITNVQGLPAGFYTLATHTATLHKLEVSTEPRQFLKESLLFNDLAAHSAFHLFFIASMPRLRIKYGQRSYRFALIETGHLAQAMIMCAQEAGLASCPVGGFIDQKIDDLFCLDGVEQSVLYSVAFGQPDFSRAADVRTSQNQK; translated from the coding sequence ATGAACACCTCCGCCGAGAAGATCTTGCCCTGGATTCCCCTAGATGACCCAGCTGAGAACTACCATCAGGCCTCAAAGTTGAGCCGTTGGGTCAATGACTCATCCTCCGCAATGTACGCCTACGACTTAATGACCGACCCGGAGGCGATAGCCAGCTTCGGAGTGCCAAGCAGCAACTACCCTTCCGCCGAGCACTATCCACTGGCTAATTCGCGCTGGGGTTCCAGCATCTCCAGCGTGCTACGCAACCGCCACTCAGCCCAGTCCTTCTCAAATGCTCCGGTGAGCTTCCAAGATTTCAGCACCCTGTTGCGGGAGTCTGCCTGCCTGACCGAAAGCTACGGTCGCGGAGCCCCCTCGGCTGGCGGACTCTACCCGATTGATATCTATCTCTGCATCACCAATGTTCAAGGGCTACCCGCAGGTTTCTACACCCTGGCAACCCATACGGCGACGCTACATAAGCTCGAAGTCAGCACCGAGCCGCGACAATTTCTCAAGGAATCGTTGCTCTTCAACGACCTCGCTGCACACTCCGCTTTCCATCTTTTCTTCATCGCCTCGATGCCTCGGCTACGAATTAAATATGGTCAGCGCTCCTATCGGTTTGCACTGATCGAAACAGGTCATCTTGCTCAGGCAATGATCATGTGCGCCCAGGAAGCCGGGCTGGCAAGTTGTCCGGTCGGCGGTTTTATCGATCAGAAGATTGACGACTTGTTTTGTCTAGACGGCGTTGAACAATCTGTGCTTTACAGCGTGGCCTTTGGACAACCCGATTTCAGTCGGGCAGCTGATGTCCGAACCTCTCAAAACCAGAAATGA
- a CDS encoding ABC transporter ATP-binding protein: MNHQSTVRWQGVTKTYPNKVALADFSLELGTGVHCLLGANGAGKSTALNILCGIRAASSGKVSVLGEQVRRAGPQAKLIGCVPQSLSFPPTLRVAEVVRFIAVHYPKPLDFATVAEKLELTSLRNTQCGSLSGGQRRRLGIAVALLSNAPVLILDEPLASLDIDGRAAVRQILLEQKELSRCVIMASHDYAEIEATADTVTLLKGGRTLLSGATEAIRDTLNTHYLSFYSAVELPAELSRLGTVEKLGEQKYRLITSEPDQASRLIVGTLTEPRLQISKASLEDAVKVLLEEGQE, from the coding sequence ATGAATCATCAGTCCACCGTGCGCTGGCAAGGGGTTACCAAGACCTATCCCAATAAGGTCGCCTTAGCTGACTTCTCCCTCGAGCTGGGGACCGGCGTGCATTGCTTGCTGGGTGCCAATGGGGCCGGGAAGTCTACTGCGCTCAATATTCTGTGTGGTATTCGCGCGGCCAGCTCAGGAAAGGTCTCGGTGCTTGGCGAGCAGGTGCGGCGTGCTGGGCCACAGGCGAAGTTGATTGGTTGTGTACCTCAATCGCTCTCCTTTCCACCTACTCTGAGGGTGGCTGAAGTGGTCCGATTCATCGCTGTGCATTACCCGAAGCCACTGGACTTCGCCACCGTGGCGGAGAAGCTCGAACTCACTTCACTTCGGAACACCCAATGCGGCAGCCTCTCCGGTGGACAGCGCCGCAGACTAGGAATCGCGGTGGCGTTGCTTTCCAACGCTCCCGTACTGATTCTCGATGAGCCGTTAGCCAGCTTAGATATCGACGGCCGAGCCGCTGTACGCCAAATACTGCTGGAGCAAAAAGAACTAAGTCGCTGCGTGATTATGGCTTCGCACGATTACGCAGAAATCGAAGCCACTGCGGATACAGTTACTTTGCTCAAAGGCGGTCGCACCTTATTGAGCGGTGCCACCGAGGCGATCAGAGACACCCTCAACACTCACTATCTGAGCTTTTACAGTGCGGTCGAGCTACCGGCAGAACTTAGCAGATTAGGCACTGTAGAGAAGCTTGGTGAGCAAAAATACCGGCTCATCACCTCGGAGCCAGATCAGGCGAGTCGATTGATCGTAGGTACGCTGACCGAACCTCGCTTGCAAATCAGCAAAGCGTCTTTGGAAGATGCGGTCAAGGTGCTGCTTGAGGAGGGGCAGGAATGA
- a CDS encoding UDP-N-acetylmuramate dehydrogenase, with translation MRLAELTTSEVGGPAEKFVRAGSESEVIEAVRAADAAGEKLLIIGGGSNLLIADEGFDGTVLLIASEGFKVSSEDSCGGASVLVQAGQPWDELVEQSVLHAWSGLEALSGIPGLTGATPVQNVGAYGADVSQTVAAIRVWDRQLNQVKTFTNSELGFGYRDSMLKRATSTGSPRFVVLTVEFQLALGRMSAPLRYAELAKRLGVQVGERAYARDVRRAVLELRAAKGMVLAAEDRDTYSTGSFFTNPIVSQAAAAQLPEAAPRYPVDGEDQVKLSAAWLISQAGFAKGFGAELSGGRATLSTKHTLAVTNRGGASAEDLLAVARAVRAGVQERFGILLEPEPLLIGCQL, from the coding sequence ATGAGATTGGCTGAGCTGACGACCTCCGAAGTAGGCGGACCAGCGGAGAAATTTGTCCGTGCTGGCTCTGAATCCGAAGTGATTGAGGCGGTCCGGGCAGCGGACGCCGCCGGAGAAAAACTGCTAATCATCGGTGGGGGATCGAATCTGCTGATCGCCGATGAAGGCTTTGACGGCACGGTGCTACTGATCGCTAGCGAGGGGTTCAAGGTCTCCTCCGAAGACAGTTGCGGTGGCGCTTCGGTGCTAGTGCAGGCTGGCCAGCCTTGGGACGAGCTGGTTGAACAGTCGGTGCTGCATGCCTGGAGCGGCCTGGAAGCACTCTCCGGAATTCCGGGCTTAACTGGCGCGACGCCGGTGCAAAACGTTGGTGCCTATGGGGCCGATGTCTCGCAAACCGTTGCCGCGATCAGGGTCTGGGATCGCCAGCTGAACCAAGTCAAGACGTTCACGAATTCGGAGCTTGGCTTTGGCTATCGTGATTCAATGCTCAAGCGGGCGACCTCGACCGGTTCACCACGTTTTGTGGTGCTGACCGTTGAGTTTCAGCTCGCGCTGGGCAGAATGAGCGCACCGCTGCGCTATGCCGAATTGGCTAAACGGCTCGGTGTGCAGGTCGGCGAGCGAGCTTATGCTCGCGATGTCCGTCGAGCTGTGCTGGAACTGCGGGCAGCTAAGGGCATGGTCCTCGCCGCGGAGGACCGGGATACTTATTCCACCGGGTCATTCTTCACCAATCCGATCGTCTCGCAGGCCGCGGCTGCTCAGCTTCCCGAAGCCGCTCCCCGCTATCCGGTGGATGGCGAAGACCAAGTCAAACTGAGTGCGGCTTGGCTGATTTCGCAGGCTGGATTTGCTAAGGGTTTTGGTGCGGAGCTGAGCGGCGGACGGGCGACACTGTCCACCAAACACACCCTGGCGGTCACCAATCGGGGAGGGGCAAGCGCCGAGGACTTACTCGCGGTTGCCAGAGCTGTTCGTGCCGGTGTGCAGGAACGCTTTGGCATCCTCCTAGAGCCAGAACCGCTCTTAATTGGCTGCCAGCTCTAA
- a CDS encoding MFS transporter, translated as MTAASPPSITALKQWRNAVLLAYFMSGVGAASWVGRIPAIRDGLSLTPASIGGLLLCLSLGSFISVSLSGLVVARLGPRRATVLGATVMSTGLLLTGLGVSSFGNPIVTGAGLAVIGIGVSPWNTASNVEGASLERALERHIMPRLHGAFSAGTVIGAALSALAAGLGVPVLWHFSLAGLAVASLVYWASRRFQSDKSERVIASSDRNIELTRDPITGPIPAVQPGQKLDAKSQVAAAWREPRTILIGVLVLGLALAEGAAGDWVPLALADGYGQDNAIGALGYGVFVTAMTIGRFSGTIFLDRWGRVVVLRVCASTAALGLVLFVFAPSPGWAFVGLVIWGLGSSLGFPVGMSAAADDPVRAAARVSVVSTIGYGAFLCGPPLLGLLAEHIGVLHSLLAVLVLIVVSFLLTSVTRRPESGPPVGTGHEARRG; from the coding sequence GTGACAGCGGCTTCGCCGCCGTCAATTACTGCGCTCAAGCAGTGGCGCAACGCCGTCCTGCTGGCATACTTCATGTCTGGCGTGGGCGCCGCTTCCTGGGTGGGGCGAATTCCGGCGATACGTGACGGACTTTCCCTCACCCCGGCCTCGATAGGTGGCCTACTGCTGTGCCTCAGTCTTGGCTCCTTCATCTCGGTGTCGCTTTCCGGTCTGGTGGTGGCTCGACTAGGGCCACGACGTGCCACCGTGCTGGGCGCTACCGTGATGTCGACCGGCCTGCTGCTCACTGGTTTGGGCGTGAGCAGCTTTGGTAATCCCATCGTGACCGGAGCGGGACTGGCCGTCATCGGCATCGGCGTCTCGCCATGGAACACCGCCTCCAATGTCGAAGGGGCCAGCCTGGAACGTGCCCTGGAGCGTCACATTATGCCAAGGCTGCACGGTGCCTTCAGCGCTGGCACGGTCATTGGAGCGGCGCTGAGTGCGCTCGCGGCGGGCCTCGGGGTTCCCGTGCTCTGGCATTTTTCGCTCGCCGGTTTAGCCGTTGCCAGCTTGGTTTACTGGGCGAGTCGGCGCTTTCAGTCCGATAAGAGCGAGCGCGTGATCGCTTCTAGCGACCGGAACATCGAGCTGACTCGCGATCCGATCACCGGGCCGATCCCGGCAGTGCAACCCGGCCAGAAGCTGGACGCGAAGAGTCAGGTTGCCGCTGCCTGGCGAGAACCCCGCACGATTTTGATTGGTGTGCTGGTGCTCGGTCTGGCGCTCGCCGAAGGTGCGGCGGGGGATTGGGTACCGCTCGCCCTGGCCGATGGCTATGGTCAGGACAATGCGATTGGGGCTCTCGGCTACGGGGTTTTTGTTACCGCGATGACAATTGGTCGGTTCAGCGGCACGATCTTCCTGGATCGTTGGGGGCGAGTGGTGGTGTTACGAGTCTGCGCCTCGACGGCGGCGCTCGGCCTGGTGCTCTTTGTGTTTGCGCCAAGCCCCGGCTGGGCCTTTGTCGGGCTGGTGATTTGGGGCTTAGGCTCCTCGCTCGGTTTTCCAGTGGGCATGTCGGCGGCTGCCGATGACCCGGTGCGCGCCGCCGCCAGGGTTTCGGTGGTATCAACAATTGGCTACGGTGCTTTTCTCTGCGGACCCCCGTTGCTCGGGCTGCTTGCCGAGCACATTGGCGTGCTGCACTCGCTATTGGCGGTTCTGGTGCTCATCGTCGTCAGTTTCCTGCTCACCTCGGTGACCCGTCGGCCGGAATCAGGTCCGCCAGTGGGGACCGGCCATGAGGCCCGGCGAGGGTAG
- a CDS encoding MaoC family dehydratase, which translates to MSVEFSTLSVGELIAERSISVSREDLIRYAGASGDFNPIHWNERFALEVELPGVIAHGMFTMGSAVQLVTDWVGDPAAVIDYQTRFTKPVPVADDENGAVIEVSAVVGALDEEAKTARIDLTVSTDGQKVLVKAQALVRLT; encoded by the coding sequence ATGAGCGTCGAGTTTTCCACCCTCAGCGTTGGTGAACTGATTGCTGAGCGCAGCATTTCGGTGAGTCGCGAAGATTTGATCCGCTATGCAGGTGCCTCGGGGGACTTCAACCCGATTCATTGGAACGAACGGTTTGCCCTCGAAGTTGAGCTGCCCGGTGTGATAGCTCACGGCATGTTCACCATGGGTTCGGCGGTGCAGCTAGTGACCGACTGGGTTGGTGACCCAGCAGCGGTGATTGACTACCAGACGCGTTTTACCAAGCCGGTGCCGGTGGCCGACGACGAAAACGGTGCGGTGATCGAAGTCAGTGCTGTGGTGGGTGCCTTGGACGAGGAAGCTAAGACCGCGCGTATTGATTTAACGGTGAGCACCGACGGCCAGAAAGTGCTGGTCAAAGCGCAAGCGCTGGTCCGCCTGACGTGA
- a CDS encoding MaoC family dehydratase N-terminal domain-containing protein: MSVNPDLLGRVYPATSVYDVGREKIREFAKAVKATHPAHFELSAAQELGYQDLLAPATFAIIIAQQADAQLVLDPESGIDFSRVVHAEQRFTHHRPIVAGDALQAELHVDSIRSMGAGAMITTRAEITSTDGEAVATTRSAILVRSQEEGE, from the coding sequence ATGTCCGTCAACCCTGATTTGCTGGGGAGGGTCTACCCCGCGACGTCCGTTTACGACGTCGGCCGAGAGAAAATTCGCGAGTTCGCCAAAGCAGTCAAGGCGACTCATCCTGCGCATTTTGAGCTGAGTGCGGCTCAGGAACTCGGCTATCAAGACCTTCTCGCCCCGGCGACTTTCGCCATCATCATCGCCCAGCAAGCCGACGCGCAACTTGTGCTTGACCCGGAGTCGGGCATTGATTTCTCCCGAGTAGTGCATGCTGAGCAGCGGTTCACTCATCATCGCCCCATTGTCGCTGGCGACGCCCTGCAAGCCGAACTGCATGTGGATTCAATTCGGAGCATGGGGGCCGGCGCGATGATCACCACCCGTGCCGAGATCACCAGCACAGATGGTGAGGCGGTAGCGACCACCAGATCGGCGATTTTGGTGCGAAGCCAAGAGGAGGGCGAATGA
- the bioD gene encoding dethiobiotin synthase: MSQELRKLIFVTGTDTEVGKTIATAALAAALHPETVAVYKPTQTGVSAGQPGDVEEVARLTGVQAVAEGIRLREPMAPVPAAAAERRELPTLGDHIARIQQLMAQHDRVLVEGAGGLLVKLDLAGHTLADLMLAFPESTAIVVCRSALGTLNHTELTLEALRHRGVSEPKLIIGSWPAAPDRIAFSNHEYLAELRSELLGAIPSGAGQLSAEQFRAGARSWLKSHG; encoded by the coding sequence ATGAGTCAGGAACTTCGTAAACTGATCTTTGTCACCGGCACCGACACCGAGGTTGGCAAGACGATCGCCACCGCCGCGCTTGCTGCAGCGCTGCACCCCGAGACGGTGGCGGTTTATAAACCGACTCAAACCGGTGTGTCGGCGGGACAGCCTGGCGACGTCGAGGAGGTCGCTAGGCTCACTGGTGTTCAAGCCGTCGCCGAGGGCATCCGGCTGCGCGAGCCAATGGCTCCGGTGCCCGCGGCTGCCGCGGAAAGACGTGAGCTACCCACTCTTGGCGACCACATTGCGCGAATTCAGCAATTGATGGCTCAGCATGATCGGGTACTGGTGGAAGGGGCTGGCGGTCTCTTGGTGAAGCTTGATCTGGCCGGTCACACGCTGGCCGATCTGATGCTGGCCTTTCCGGAGTCAACTGCCATTGTGGTCTGCCGGAGTGCACTCGGCACCCTCAATCACACTGAACTCACTTTGGAAGCTCTCCGGCATAGGGGAGTGTCAGAGCCGAAACTCATCATTGGCAGTTGGCCAGCTGCGCCGGATCGAATAGCCTTTAGCAACCACGAGTATCTGGCGGAATTACGGAGCGAACTGCTCGGCGCAATTCCGAGCGGCGCTGGCCAACTAAGCGCTGAACAATTTCGGGCTGGTGCAAGGAGCTGGCTAAAGTCTCACGGCTAA
- a CDS encoding cytochrome P450, giving the protein MNYQLVQEPDEVREVLRRVDDFLPTNALTSVVPLSSATLRILSKAKFALPPVLASATGERHRQVRQQVAGFFSPAKVASILPLVTEIVTSRCELTEAVLQSSTVDLAGAVGRHIPPLILQELIGVELPDLAILKTWSRDSLELFWGWPDEPRQAELAISAAAFYQWLIAKVEQHRGDQSLFGLLHATGLSVPEICSLGYFLIIAGQETTSQLISIAFYRALSHPGCWQALADGALSADSFVRQLLATESSVPTWRRVASRDTQLAGSAIPAGAEILLELSGHHLPGAGDNGYSLAFGHGLHRCLGAKLAELETVCVLQTTARLLPALRIVSAEPSWTRLLSFQSPDTVMVERTP; this is encoded by the coding sequence ATGAATTATCAGTTGGTGCAAGAACCGGACGAAGTGCGGGAAGTTTTACGACGAGTGGATGACTTTCTGCCTACCAACGCGCTCACTTCGGTGGTGCCGTTGAGCAGCGCGACTCTTCGCATTCTCAGCAAAGCCAAGTTCGCGTTGCCACCGGTGCTGGCCTCGGCAACTGGCGAACGGCACCGGCAAGTGCGTCAGCAGGTTGCCGGCTTCTTTTCGCCCGCCAAGGTGGCGAGCATTCTTCCGCTCGTGACTGAGATCGTGACCAGCCGCTGCGAACTGACTGAGGCTGTTTTGCAGAGCTCGACAGTCGATCTGGCCGGAGCGGTGGGACGCCACATTCCTCCGCTGATCTTGCAGGAGTTGATAGGGGTTGAGCTACCCGATCTAGCGATCCTGAAGACCTGGAGCCGAGATTCGCTTGAGCTTTTCTGGGGCTGGCCCGACGAACCACGGCAAGCTGAGCTGGCGATAAGCGCCGCTGCCTTCTATCAGTGGCTGATCGCTAAAGTCGAGCAGCATCGCGGGGATCAGAGCTTATTCGGTTTGCTGCATGCCACCGGCCTGAGTGTGCCGGAGATCTGTTCTCTTGGCTACTTCCTCATCATCGCAGGCCAGGAAACCACTTCCCAACTGATCAGCATTGCCTTTTATCGGGCGCTGAGTCATCCAGGTTGCTGGCAGGCCCTGGCCGATGGGGCTCTCTCCGCGGACTCGTTCGTTCGTCAATTGCTTGCCACCGAGTCCTCGGTGCCCACCTGGCGACGAGTTGCTAGCCGAGACACCCAGCTGGCCGGCAGCGCAATACCCGCCGGAGCCGAGATTCTGCTCGAACTCAGTGGGCACCACCTTCCCGGGGCAGGTGACAACGGATATTCGTTAGCCTTCGGTCACGGGCTGCATCGTTGCCTGGGCGCCAAGCTTGCGGAACTTGAGACCGTCTGCGTGCTGCAGACTACGGCGCGGCTGCTGCCAGCTCTTCGAATCGTTTCCGCTGAGCCGAGCTGGACCAGGCTGCTATCTTTTCAGTCTCCGGACACCGTAATGGTGGAAAGGACGCCGTGA